A section of the Rossellomorea marisflavi genome encodes:
- the rnr gene encoding ribonuclease R, whose amino-acid sequence MDENIKGHVDKLLSYMKEEAYKPLTVQELEEAFGIEGSGNFKDFVKALVVMEEKGLVVRTRSNRYGLPEKMNLVRGKVSAHAKGFAFVIPEEQGMDDIFIPPNETSNAMHGDIVLVRVSAASSGSRREGTIVRIVERGVDQIVGTFTESKHFGFVIPDDKKFASDIFIPKSAQKGATEGHKVVVKLTAYPEGRKSAEGEVIEILGHKNDPGVDILSIIHKHGITVEFPEEVMEQANQVPDEINPSELENRRDLRDQTIVTIDGADAKDLDDAVTVTKLDNGNYKLGVHIADVTYYVKESSPIDEEAFDRGTSVYLVDRVIPMIPHRLSNGICSLNPQVDRLTLSCDMEITPSGEVVKHEIFQSVIKTAERMTYSDVNKILVDKDDELRSKYEPLVPMFEDMEKLAQILRTKREKRGAIDFDFKEAKVLVNEEGAPTEVVMRERSVAEKLIEEFMLAANETVAEHFHWMEVPFIYRIHEDPKEDKLMRFFEFITNFGLIVKGSANSIHPRALQEIIDDVQGKAEEMVVSTMMLRSMQQAKYDPESLGHFGLATEFYTHFTSPIRRYPDLIVHRLIRTYLIEGKVDQATRDKWGAQMGNIAQHTSSRERRAVDAERETDELKKAEYMEDKVGEEYDGIISSVTNFGLFVELPNTIEGLVHVSYMTDDYYRFDERQLAMIGERTANVYRIGDEITVRVVNVNKDERAIDFEIVGMKGTRRRDDKARSFRPERKGKPTSKPGKKPADKDKKEGGEWSTRPPKNNKKKKKNKKFFDNAPKSKRKKKK is encoded by the coding sequence ATGGACGAAAATATTAAAGGGCATGTGGATAAGCTCCTTTCTTACATGAAGGAAGAAGCCTACAAGCCATTGACGGTACAAGAGCTGGAGGAAGCATTCGGAATCGAGGGGTCAGGGAACTTCAAGGATTTCGTCAAGGCGCTTGTCGTCATGGAAGAGAAGGGATTGGTGGTGCGTACAAGAAGCAACCGCTACGGTCTTCCTGAAAAAATGAATCTGGTAAGAGGGAAAGTATCGGCACATGCCAAGGGCTTCGCCTTTGTCATCCCGGAAGAGCAGGGCATGGATGATATCTTCATCCCGCCGAATGAAACAAGTAATGCGATGCACGGGGATATCGTCCTCGTACGGGTATCGGCTGCTTCGTCAGGCTCAAGACGCGAAGGGACCATCGTCCGCATTGTCGAACGTGGTGTCGATCAGATTGTCGGGACATTTACCGAAAGCAAGCATTTCGGTTTCGTCATCCCTGATGATAAGAAGTTCGCAAGTGACATCTTCATTCCGAAATCTGCCCAAAAGGGTGCGACGGAAGGACATAAGGTTGTCGTGAAGCTGACGGCTTATCCTGAAGGCCGCAAGAGCGCAGAAGGGGAAGTCATTGAAATCCTCGGGCATAAAAATGATCCCGGCGTCGATATCCTTTCCATCATCCATAAGCATGGCATCACCGTCGAGTTCCCTGAAGAAGTCATGGAGCAGGCGAATCAAGTGCCTGATGAAATCAATCCATCCGAGCTTGAGAACCGCCGCGACCTGCGCGATCAAACGATCGTCACCATTGACGGGGCCGACGCGAAGGACCTCGATGATGCCGTCACGGTTACAAAGCTTGACAACGGAAACTACAAGCTCGGCGTACATATCGCCGATGTTACTTACTATGTGAAAGAAAGCTCGCCGATCGACGAAGAAGCATTCGACCGGGGGACATCCGTCTACCTCGTGGACCGGGTCATCCCGATGATCCCCCACCGTCTGTCAAACGGGATTTGTTCATTGAATCCTCAGGTCGACCGACTGACGCTCTCATGTGATATGGAGATCACACCGAGCGGGGAAGTCGTAAAGCATGAGATTTTCCAGAGCGTGATCAAAACTGCTGAGCGGATGACCTATTCGGACGTCAACAAGATCCTGGTAGACAAAGATGACGAGCTGAGAAGCAAGTACGAGCCTCTTGTCCCGATGTTTGAGGATATGGAGAAACTGGCTCAGATCCTTCGCACGAAGCGTGAGAAGCGCGGTGCCATCGACTTCGATTTCAAAGAAGCGAAGGTGCTTGTGAACGAAGAAGGCGCTCCGACGGAAGTCGTCATGCGCGAGCGTTCCGTTGCCGAAAAGCTCATCGAGGAGTTCATGCTGGCAGCGAACGAAACCGTCGCGGAACATTTCCATTGGATGGAAGTGCCGTTCATCTATCGTATCCATGAAGATCCGAAGGAAGATAAGCTTATGCGCTTCTTCGAGTTCATCACGAACTTCGGTCTCATCGTGAAAGGCTCTGCGAATTCGATCCATCCGCGTGCCCTCCAGGAAATCATCGATGACGTCCAGGGGAAAGCGGAGGAGATGGTTGTCTCCACGATGATGCTCCGCTCCATGCAACAGGCGAAGTACGATCCGGAAAGCCTCGGTCACTTCGGCCTTGCAACAGAGTTCTATACCCACTTCACCTCACCGATCCGCCGTTATCCGGATCTGATCGTCCACCGTTTGATCAGGACATACTTGATCGAAGGAAAGGTCGACCAAGCGACGCGCGACAAATGGGGAGCACAGATGGGGAATATCGCCCAGCATACCTCCAGCCGCGAACGCCGTGCCGTCGATGCTGAACGTGAGACGGATGAGCTGAAGAAAGCAGAGTACATGGAAGACAAGGTCGGGGAAGAGTACGACGGGATCATCAGCTCTGTCACCAACTTCGGACTGTTCGTCGAGCTTCCGAATACAATCGAGGGCCTTGTCCATGTGAGCTACATGACCGATGACTATTACCGGTTTGATGAGCGTCAGTTGGCCATGATCGGAGAGCGCACGGCAAACGTCTACCGCATCGGTGACGAAATCACTGTCCGCGTGGTAAACGTCAACAAGGACGAACGCGCCATCGACTTCGAGATCGTCGGCATGAAAGGCACCCGTCGCCGCGACGACAAAGCCCGCTCATTCCGACCGGAACGTAAAGGTAAACCGACAAGCAAGCCGGGCAAAAAGCCTGCTGATAAAGACAAAAAAGAAGGCGGCGAATGGTCCACACGCCCGCCGAAGAACAATAAGAAGAAAAAGAAGAACAAAAAGTTCTTCGACAATGCTCCAAAAAGCAAACGCAAAAAGAAAAAGTAA
- a CDS encoding alpha/beta hydrolase, with amino-acid sequence MKTNLPKPFTFEAGKRAVLLLHGFTGNSSDVRMLGRFLEKKGYTSHAPHYKGHGVPPEELVHTGPEDWWKDVMDGYEHLKGLGYEEIAVAGLSLGGVFSLKLGYTVPVKGIVPMCAPMYIKSEEVMYDGVVEYAREFKKYEGKPEDQIEKEMEEFKKTPMGTLKALQELIADVRGNVDMIYSPTFVVQARNDHMINTDSANIIYDSVESDDKEIKWYEESGHVITLDKEKEQLHEDVYNFLEKLDWTV; translated from the coding sequence ATGAAAACCAATTTGCCGAAACCATTTACATTTGAAGCGGGGAAACGTGCTGTCCTGCTACTGCACGGGTTCACTGGGAACTCATCGGATGTGCGTATGCTCGGGCGATTCCTTGAGAAGAAGGGCTATACGTCACACGCGCCTCACTATAAGGGACATGGTGTGCCGCCGGAGGAATTGGTGCATACGGGTCCTGAAGACTGGTGGAAGGATGTCATGGACGGATATGAGCATCTGAAGGGCCTTGGGTATGAGGAAATCGCCGTTGCGGGCCTCTCACTCGGAGGGGTATTTTCATTGAAATTAGGTTACACTGTACCTGTAAAGGGTATTGTCCCAATGTGTGCTCCAATGTATATAAAAAGCGAAGAAGTCATGTATGACGGGGTAGTGGAATATGCCCGTGAATTTAAAAAATATGAAGGAAAACCCGAAGACCAGATTGAAAAGGAAATGGAAGAGTTCAAGAAGACGCCGATGGGTACGTTGAAGGCCCTTCAGGAGCTCATAGCCGATGTGCGTGGGAATGTGGATATGATCTACTCGCCGACGTTTGTCGTGCAGGCACGGAACGACCATATGATCAACACAGATTCTGCGAATATCATCTATGACAGCGTAGAGTCTGATGATAAAGAGATCAAATGGTACGAAGAGTCTGGGCACGTCATTACGCTCGATAAAGAGAAAGAGCAGCTTCACGAGGATGTGTACAACTTCCTGGAGAAACTGGACTGGACGGTATAA
- the secG gene encoding preprotein translocase subunit SecG, protein MHTILVTLLIIVSIAMIVMVLLQSGKSAGLSGAISGGAEQLFGKQKARGLDLILHRITIVLAVLFFILTVAIVRI, encoded by the coding sequence ATGCATACTATTTTAGTCACGTTACTTATCATCGTATCGATCGCCATGATCGTCATGGTATTGCTTCAATCAGGTAAGAGTGCTGGACTTTCAGGGGCCATCTCAGGTGGTGCGGAACAGCTATTCGGTAAACAGAAAGCGCGCGGACTCGACTTGATTTTGCACCGCATCACAATCGTATTGGCCGTACTATTCTTCATTCTTACGGTTGCCATCGTCCGTATCTAA
- the eno gene encoding phosphopyruvate hydratase, protein MPIITDVYAREVLDSRGNPTIEVEVYTQSGAFGRALVPSGASTGEYEAVELRDGDKGRYLGKGVEKAVDNVNNEIAEEIIGYDVTEQVAIDQAMIALDGTENKGKLGANAILGVSMAVARAAADFFGVELYQYLGGFNAKQLPVPMMNIVNGGEHADNNVDIQEFMVMPVGAPTFKEALRMGAEIFHSLKSVLKDKGYNTAVGDEGGFAPNLKSNEEALSTIIEAIEKAGYKPGEEVLLAMDVASSEIYNKEDGKYHLSGEGVVRTSEEMVDWYEEMVNKYPIISIEDGLDENDWEGHKLLTERIGNKVQLVGDDLFVTNTTKLSQGIEQGISNSILIKVNQIGTLTETFDAIEMAKRAGYTAVISHRSGETEDSTIADIAVATNAGQIKTGAPSRTDRVAKYNQLLRIEDQLAHTAQYLGAKTFYNVNR, encoded by the coding sequence ATGCCAATCATTACTGATGTATACGCACGCGAAGTCCTTGACTCCCGTGGTAACCCAACAATCGAAGTAGAAGTTTACACTCAATCCGGAGCTTTCGGACGCGCACTTGTTCCATCTGGTGCTTCAACTGGTGAATACGAAGCAGTTGAACTTCGTGACGGCGACAAAGGCCGCTACCTTGGTAAAGGTGTAGAAAAAGCAGTCGATAACGTGAACAACGAAATCGCTGAAGAAATCATCGGTTACGATGTAACAGAACAAGTTGCCATCGACCAAGCCATGATCGCTCTTGATGGAACTGAAAACAAAGGTAAACTAGGCGCCAACGCAATCCTTGGTGTATCTATGGCTGTTGCACGCGCAGCTGCTGACTTCTTCGGAGTAGAATTGTACCAATACCTTGGTGGATTCAACGCGAAGCAACTTCCAGTACCAATGATGAACATCGTCAATGGTGGAGAGCACGCTGACAACAACGTAGACATTCAAGAATTCATGGTTATGCCTGTTGGAGCTCCTACATTCAAAGAAGCTCTTCGCATGGGTGCTGAGATCTTCCACAGCCTGAAATCAGTTCTTAAAGACAAAGGTTACAACACAGCTGTTGGTGACGAAGGCGGATTCGCTCCTAACCTTAAATCCAACGAAGAAGCTCTTTCTACAATCATCGAAGCAATCGAAAAAGCCGGTTACAAACCAGGCGAAGAAGTACTTCTTGCAATGGACGTAGCTTCTTCTGAAATCTACAACAAAGAAGACGGTAAATACCATCTTTCTGGAGAAGGCGTTGTACGTACTTCTGAAGAAATGGTTGACTGGTACGAAGAAATGGTTAACAAATACCCAATCATCTCAATCGAAGATGGTCTTGACGAAAACGACTGGGAAGGACACAAACTTCTTACTGAGCGCATCGGTAACAAAGTCCAACTCGTTGGGGATGACCTATTCGTAACAAACACAACAAAACTTTCTCAAGGGATCGAGCAAGGAATCTCTAACTCAATCCTAATCAAAGTGAACCAAATCGGTACACTTACTGAAACATTCGACGCTATCGAAATGGCTAAACGCGCTGGTTACACAGCTGTGATCTCTCACCGTTCTGGTGAAACAGAAGACAGCACAATCGCTGACATCGCGGTTGCTACTAACGCTGGTCAAATCAAAACTGGTGCTCCTTCACGTACTGACCGTGTGGCGAAATACAACCAACTTCTTCGCATCGAAGATCAATTGGCTCACACTGCTCAATACCTTGGAGCAAAAACGTTCTACAACGTTAACCGCTAA
- the gpmI gene encoding 2,3-bisphosphoglycerate-independent phosphoglycerate mutase — protein MSKSPVALIILDGFAFRDVKEGNAVAQANKPNFDRLWNQYPHNQLTASGEAVGLPDGQMGNSEVGHLNIGAGRIVYQSLTRVNLAIREGEFEKNETFKDAIEHAKKHDKKLHIFGLLSDGGVHSHIEHMYALLRLAAEEGMEEVYVHAFLDGRDVGPKTAKKYIEDAQAKMKEIGVGQFATISGRYYSMDRDKRWERVEKSYRAMVYGEGPTYTDPIELVNDSYENGIHDEFVIPSVITKENGEPVATIQDDDSVIFYNFRPDRAIQISNTFANQDFRSFDRGDKFPKNLHFVCLTKFSETVDGYVAFKPTNLDNTLGEVLAQNGLKQLRIAETEKYPHVTFFMSGGREAEFEGEKRILINSPKVATYDLKPEMSAYEVTDALLEEIREDRQDAIILNFANPDMVGHSGMLEPTIKAIETVDECLGKIIDLITEKGGTAIITADHGNADEVITEGGDPMTAHTTNPVPVIVTKEGLELRDGGILGDLAPTMLDLLNVDQPEEMTGQSLIKK, from the coding sequence ATGAGTAAGTCTCCAGTAGCACTCATCATCCTGGACGGCTTTGCCTTCCGTGATGTGAAAGAAGGAAATGCGGTTGCTCAGGCCAACAAGCCGAACTTCGACCGCCTTTGGAACCAATACCCGCACAATCAGCTGACTGCAAGCGGTGAAGCAGTAGGTCTGCCTGATGGTCAGATGGGTAACTCTGAAGTGGGTCACTTGAACATCGGTGCCGGCCGCATCGTGTATCAAAGCCTCACGCGTGTGAACCTTGCCATCCGCGAAGGGGAGTTCGAGAAGAACGAAACCTTCAAAGATGCCATCGAACATGCTAAAAAGCACGACAAGAAGCTACACATCTTCGGACTTCTATCGGACGGAGGGGTCCACAGCCATATCGAGCATATGTATGCCCTCCTTCGCCTCGCTGCCGAAGAAGGAATGGAAGAAGTTTATGTCCATGCTTTCCTTGATGGCCGTGATGTCGGTCCTAAGACCGCGAAGAAGTACATTGAAGATGCACAAGCAAAAATGAAAGAAATCGGTGTCGGTCAATTCGCGACGATTTCTGGCCGCTATTACTCAATGGACCGCGATAAGCGCTGGGAGCGCGTGGAGAAATCCTATCGTGCCATGGTATACGGCGAAGGCCCTACGTACACGGATCCGATCGAATTGGTGAACGATTCCTACGAAAATGGAATCCATGACGAATTCGTCATCCCATCCGTGATCACAAAGGAAAACGGCGAGCCGGTTGCAACGATCCAGGATGACGATTCTGTGATCTTCTACAACTTCCGTCCCGACCGTGCCATCCAGATATCGAATACGTTTGCCAACCAAGACTTCCGTTCATTTGACCGTGGGGACAAGTTTCCTAAGAATCTGCACTTTGTCTGTTTGACGAAGTTCAGTGAAACGGTTGACGGATATGTGGCATTCAAACCGACGAACCTTGATAATACCCTTGGAGAAGTTCTTGCCCAAAACGGCTTGAAACAGCTCCGCATCGCTGAAACGGAAAAATACCCGCACGTGACATTCTTCATGAGCGGCGGCCGTGAAGCGGAATTCGAAGGGGAAAAGCGCATCCTCATCAATTCACCGAAAGTGGCAACATACGATCTGAAACCTGAAATGAGCGCATACGAAGTGACGGATGCCCTTCTTGAAGAGATCCGTGAAGACCGCCAGGATGCCATCATCCTGAACTTCGCCAACCCTGATATGGTTGGTCACTCCGGAATGCTTGAACCAACAATCAAAGCGATTGAAACCGTGGACGAATGTCTTGGTAAAATCATCGACTTGATCACTGAAAAAGGTGGCACGGCCATCATCACTGCGGACCACGGGAATGCAGATGAAGTGATCACAGAAGGCGGCGACCCAATGACAGCCCACACAACCAACCCGGTACCGGTCATCGTGACCAAAGAAGGCCTTGAACTTCGTGACGGAGGGATCCTTGGCGATCTTGCCCCAACGATGCTTGACCTCTTGAACGTCGATCAACCGGAAGAAATGACGGGTCAATCCCTCATCAAGAAGTAA
- the tpiA gene encoding triose-phosphate isomerase, translating into MRKPIIAGNWKMNKTLGEAKAFTEEVQGLVPDSNVVESVICSPALFLESLVNSTKEYKVEIGAQNMHFEENGAFTGEVSPVALQDLGVKYVILGHSERREMFNETDESVNKKTIAAFKHSLTPIVCVGETLEQRENNETNELVGDQVKKALAGLSADQVKNTVIAYEPIWAIGTGKSSTAEDANEVCAHIRQVVASEFGQEAADAVRIQYGGSVKPANIKEYMAQSDIDGALVGGASLEPQSFLQLLEGASSHE; encoded by the coding sequence ATGCGTAAACCGATCATCGCAGGTAACTGGAAGATGAACAAAACACTCGGTGAAGCCAAAGCTTTCACCGAAGAAGTACAAGGACTCGTTCCTGATTCAAATGTAGTTGAATCCGTGATCTGTTCACCAGCGCTTTTCCTTGAAAGCCTAGTAAACAGCACGAAGGAATACAAAGTAGAAATCGGTGCCCAAAACATGCACTTCGAAGAAAACGGAGCGTTCACAGGCGAAGTCAGCCCTGTAGCCCTTCAAGATCTTGGAGTGAAATATGTCATCCTTGGACACTCAGAACGCCGTGAAATGTTCAACGAAACGGATGAGTCTGTGAACAAGAAGACGATTGCTGCCTTCAAACACAGCCTGACTCCGATCGTATGTGTCGGTGAAACACTTGAACAACGCGAAAACAACGAAACAAACGAACTAGTCGGAGATCAAGTGAAGAAGGCCCTTGCTGGACTTTCTGCTGATCAAGTGAAGAACACCGTCATTGCTTATGAGCCAATCTGGGCAATCGGTACAGGTAAATCTTCAACGGCTGAAGATGCGAACGAAGTATGTGCCCACATCCGTCAAGTTGTGGCATCTGAGTTCGGTCAAGAAGCTGCCGATGCAGTACGCATCCAGTACGGCGGAAGCGTAAAACCTGCCAACATCAAAGAATACATGGCACAGTCTGATATCGATGGTGCATTGGTCGGTGGCGCAAGCCTTGAACCACAAAGCTTCCTTCAGCTTCTAGAAGGGGCGAGCTCTCATGAGTAA
- a CDS encoding phosphoglycerate kinase, which produces MNKKSIKDVDVKGKRVFCRVDFNVPMADGKITDETRIQAALPTIKHLVEGGAKVLLASHLGRPNGEVVEELRLTPVANRLSELLGKDVAKADEAYGEAVQAKVSDMKDGDVLVLENVRFYPGETKNDPELAKEFAALADLYVNDAFGAAHRAHASTAGIAEHIPAVAGLLMEKELEVLGKALSNPERPFTAIVGGAKVKDKIGVIDNLLDKVDNLIIGGGLAYTFVKANGYEIGQSLLEEDKIDLAKQFMQKAKDKGVNFLMPVDVVVGDDFSNDANTQEVGIDSIPSDWEAMDIGPKTREIFSDAIKSSKLVIWNGPMGVFEMDTFANGTKAVAEALADSTDTYSVIGGGDSAAAVEKFGYADKMSHISTGGGASLEFMEGKELPGVTALNDK; this is translated from the coding sequence ATGAACAAAAAATCGATCAAAGACGTCGATGTGAAAGGGAAACGCGTATTTTGCCGCGTAGACTTCAACGTGCCGATGGCAGACGGGAAGATCACCGATGAAACGCGTATCCAGGCAGCACTGCCTACCATCAAACATCTAGTAGAAGGCGGAGCGAAAGTCCTTCTGGCAAGCCATCTTGGACGTCCAAATGGTGAAGTGGTAGAAGAACTCCGTTTGACACCTGTTGCAAACCGTCTATCAGAGCTTCTTGGCAAAGACGTTGCCAAAGCAGACGAAGCATACGGTGAAGCCGTTCAGGCGAAAGTTTCAGACATGAAAGACGGAGACGTCCTTGTCCTTGAAAACGTTCGTTTCTACCCAGGTGAAACGAAAAACGATCCTGAGCTTGCGAAAGAATTTGCAGCACTTGCAGATCTTTATGTGAACGATGCATTCGGTGCAGCTCACCGTGCCCACGCTTCAACAGCAGGAATCGCCGAGCACATCCCGGCAGTTGCAGGTCTTCTTATGGAGAAAGAGCTTGAAGTCCTTGGTAAGGCACTATCAAACCCAGAACGTCCTTTCACGGCCATCGTTGGTGGAGCGAAAGTAAAAGATAAGATCGGTGTCATCGACAACCTTCTAGATAAAGTGGATAACTTGATCATCGGAGGCGGACTTGCATACACATTCGTGAAAGCAAACGGCTACGAAATCGGTCAATCCCTTCTTGAAGAAGACAAAATCGATCTAGCGAAACAATTCATGCAAAAAGCGAAAGACAAAGGCGTGAACTTCCTTATGCCGGTAGACGTGGTTGTTGGGGATGACTTCTCTAATGATGCGAATACACAGGAAGTGGGCATCGACTCCATCCCATCTGATTGGGAAGCAATGGATATCGGTCCTAAAACGCGTGAAATCTTCAGCGATGCAATCAAGAGCTCTAAACTTGTCATCTGGAACGGACCAATGGGCGTATTCGAAATGGATACATTCGCCAACGGTACGAAAGCCGTAGCAGAGGCATTGGCCGATTCAACAGATACATACTCTGTAATCGGTGGCGGAGACTCTGCAGCAGCGGTCGAGAAATTCGGATATGCTGATAAAATGAGTCATATTTCTACAGGCGGAGGAGCATCTCTTGAGTTCATGGAAGGGAAAGAACTTCCTGGAGTCACTGCTCTGAACGATAAATAA
- the gap gene encoding type I glyceraldehyde-3-phosphate dehydrogenase — protein sequence MATKIGINGFGRIGRNVFRAALKSNDVEVVAVNDLTDANMLAHLLQYDTVHGKLDQEVTVDGDYLVVGGKKVKVLAERDPAQLGWGDLGVEIVVESTGRFTKRADAAKHIEAGAKKVIISAPASDEDITIVMGVNHDKYDAASHDVISNASCTTNCLAPFAKVLNDKFGVKRGMMTTIHSYTNDQQILDLPHKDYRRARAAAENMIPTTTGAAKAVSLVLPELKGKLNGGAVRVPTPNVSLVDLVAELDKNVTAEDVNAALKEAAEGDLKGILAYSDEPLVSTDYNGSPASSTIDALSTMVLEDNMVKVISWYDNESGYSNRVVDLAGFVASKGL from the coding sequence ATGGCAACAAAAATTGGTATTAACGGATTTGGACGTATCGGACGTAACGTATTCCGTGCAGCACTTAAAAGCAACGATGTAGAGGTAGTGGCAGTCAACGACTTGACTGATGCAAACATGCTTGCACACCTTTTACAATATGACACAGTTCACGGGAAACTTGACCAAGAAGTTACTGTTGACGGTGACTACCTAGTAGTCGGCGGCAAAAAAGTAAAAGTATTGGCTGAGCGTGACCCAGCTCAACTTGGATGGGGAGATCTTGGCGTTGAAATCGTCGTAGAATCTACTGGTCGCTTCACTAAACGTGCAGATGCTGCGAAACATATCGAAGCTGGCGCTAAAAAAGTCATCATCTCTGCTCCTGCATCTGATGAAGACATCACAATCGTAATGGGCGTTAACCACGACAAATACGACGCAGCTAGCCATGATGTTATCTCTAACGCATCTTGTACTACTAACTGCCTTGCTCCATTCGCAAAAGTACTTAACGATAAATTCGGCGTAAAACGTGGAATGATGACTACAATCCACTCTTACACAAATGATCAACAAATCCTTGATTTGCCACACAAAGACTACCGTCGTGCACGTGCAGCTGCTGAGAACATGATCCCAACTACAACTGGTGCAGCTAAAGCGGTATCTCTAGTTCTTCCAGAACTTAAAGGCAAATTGAACGGTGGAGCTGTCCGCGTTCCAACTCCAAACGTGTCACTAGTTGACCTTGTTGCTGAATTGGACAAAAACGTAACAGCTGAAGATGTAAACGCAGCTCTTAAAGAAGCAGCTGAAGGCGATCTTAAAGGAATCCTTGCTTACAGCGATGAGCCACTAGTATCTACTGACTACAATGGTAGCCCTGCTTCTTCAACAATCGATGCTCTATCTACTATGGTTCTTGAAGACAACATGGTAAAAGTAATCTCTTGGTACGATAACGAGAGCGGATACTCTAACCGTGTCGTTGACCTTGCAGGCTTCGTAGCTTCAAAAGGACTATAA
- a CDS encoding sugar-binding transcriptional regulator, with translation MESIIDIQKRLLPDLLEVMQKRHQILRSIRFMQPVGRRSLAQNLGLTERVLRSEVEFLKNQDLIDIKTSGMIMTEDGMQLLEKIECMMREISGINEMEHRLKSLLNLHEIVIVPGNSDESPWVKEELGRATASSMKRRLKGNTTIAVTGGSTMASVAEMLTPDLTSSETLFVPARGGIGEDVKNQANTICSKMAEHTKSRHRVLYVPDQVSKEVYKSFLKEPMIKEVLTMIKSANMVLHGIGDAITMAERRKTSEADYQKIIDGQAVGESFGYYFNEEGEVVHKVPTIGLQLEDLSHIEHVIAVAGGSSKAKAIRSYMKSAPSSTVLITDEGAAKALLKG, from the coding sequence ATGGAATCAATCATTGATATACAAAAGCGATTATTACCTGACCTGCTTGAAGTTATGCAAAAAAGGCATCAGATTCTCCGTTCCATCCGCTTCATGCAGCCAGTCGGCCGCAGAAGCTTGGCACAGAACCTGGGGCTGACGGAGCGTGTACTCAGGAGCGAAGTTGAATTCCTGAAAAATCAAGATCTCATCGACATCAAGACGTCCGGAATGATCATGACCGAAGATGGCATGCAACTACTGGAAAAAATTGAATGCATGATGAGGGAGATTTCGGGAATTAATGAAATGGAGCATCGGCTCAAGTCGTTACTCAATCTTCATGAAATTGTAATTGTTCCGGGGAATAGCGACGAGTCACCGTGGGTAAAGGAAGAATTGGGGCGTGCGACAGCATCCAGTATGAAACGCCGCCTAAAGGGGAATACTACAATCGCTGTGACTGGCGGTTCAACCATGGCCTCTGTAGCTGAAATGCTGACACCGGACCTGACGTCGTCAGAAACCTTATTCGTTCCTGCAAGAGGGGGGATCGGGGAAGACGTCAAAAACCAGGCGAACACCATCTGCTCCAAGATGGCCGAGCATACGAAATCGCGTCATCGCGTCCTCTATGTGCCTGACCAGGTAAGCAAGGAAGTCTACAAGTCCTTCCTGAAGGAACCGATGATCAAAGAAGTCCTCACCATGATCAAGTCAGCCAACATGGTCCTCCATGGAATCGGTGATGCGATCACCATGGCCGAGAGACGGAAGACATCGGAAGCCGATTATCAGAAGATCATCGACGGGCAGGCCGTCGGGGAATCATTCGGCTACTACTTCAATGAAGAAGGCGAAGTGGTACATAAGGTGCCGACCATCGGACTGCAGCTCGAGGACCTGAGCCATATCGAGCACGTCATCGCCGTAGCCGGCGGAAGCTCAAAGGCAAAAGCAATCCGGTCCTACATGAAAAGTGCTCCATCTTCAACCGTCCTCATCACGGACGAAGGAGCAGCAAAAGCGCTTTTGAAAGGGTAA